The following coding sequences are from one Vulpes vulpes isolate BD-2025 chromosome 12, VulVul3, whole genome shotgun sequence window:
- the LOC112920192 gene encoding olfactory receptor 8D1 — translation MVAGNHSTASEFVLVGLTQQPELQQPLFLLFLGIYILTVVGNLGLILLIALSPSLHTPMYYFLSRLSFIDLCYSSVITPKMLVNFLGRKNMILYSECMAQLFFFVVFVVAEGYLLTVMAYDRYVAICSPLLYSVVMSPRVCLLLVLVAFSLGFLSAVAHTSAMMQLSFCRSHIINHYFCDVLPLLNLSCSDTHLNELLLFIIAGFNTLVPTLAVCISYAFIFYSILRIRSSEGRSKAFGTCSSHLMAVGIFFGSITFMYFKPPSSNSLEQEKVSSVFYTTVIPMLNPLIYSLRNKDVKKALRKVLVKQ, via the coding sequence ATGGTTGCAGGAAATCATTCTACAGCATCCGAGTTTGTGTTAGTGGGTTTaacacagcagccagagctccagcagcctctcttcctcctgttcCTGGGAATCTATATCCTGACGGTGGTGGGGAACTTGGGCTTGATTCTCCTGATTGCCCTGAGCCCTTCCCTTCACACCCCCATGTACTACTTCCTCAGCAGGTTATCATTCATCGATCTCTGCTATTCCTCTGTCATTACCCCCAAAATGCTGGTGAACTTCTTAGGGAGGAAGAATATGATCCTTTATTCTGAGTGCATGGCACAACTCTTTTTCTTCGTGGTCTTTGTAGTGGCTGAGGGTTACCTCCTGACCGTGATGGCATACGATCGCTACGTTGCCATCTGTAGCCCCCTACTTTACAGTGTGGTCATGTCCCCCCGAGTGTGCTTACTGCTGGTGCTGGTTGCCTTCAGCCTGGGCTTTCTCTCCGCTGTGGCCCATACAAGTGCCATGATGCAACTGTCTTTCTGCAGATCCCACATCATCAACCATTACTTCTGTGATGTTCTTCCTCTCCTCAATCTCTCCTGCTCCGATACACACCTCAATGAGCTTCTGCTTTTTATCATTGCGGGATTTAATACCTTGGTACCCACCCTGGCCGTCTGCATTTCCTATGCCTTCATCTTCTACAGCATCCTTCGCATCCGATCCTCAGAGGGCCGGTCCAAGGCATTTGGTACTTGCAGCTCTCATCTCATGGCTGTGGGGATCTTCTTTGGGTCTATCACATTCATGTATTTCAAGCCGCCTTCCAGTAATTCCCTGGAACAAGAGAAGGTGTCCTCAGTGTTCTATACCACAGTGATCCCCATGCTGAACCCTTTAATATACAGTCTGAGAAACAAGGATGTAAAGAAAGCATTGAGGAAGGTTTTGGTGAAGCAATGA